In a genomic window of Ictidomys tridecemlineatus isolate mIctTri1 unplaced genomic scaffold, mIctTri1.hap1 Scaffold_320, whole genome shotgun sequence:
- the LOC101964942 gene encoding putative vomeronasal receptor-like protein 4, giving the protein MGVTKHGICFNIPMKMDQDSRLRVTRRAFFLQGEAGISANTCLLCLRLAAILRGHKPRLRDLPITHLALTHIVLLLIVALLVSTDIWVVQDILSDVKCKMLVFLHKVMRGLSLGTTCVLSVLQALTISASGSLLANFKVKSANPILGACLFLWVLTMAITSDQLLCMVATPNVTQPGLLFVNSHCSFLLRHQQRFLSLHDFRLAPQTSPDHRATPSDLQLLDCFATLYCADSALSLLISGMRRNVPMLWSIHNTVTSGYGMLSPLVLLRVDTQILNNKGAQ; this is encoded by the exons AAACATGGCATTTGCTTCAACATCCCCATGAAGATGGACCAAGATTCCAGGCTCAGGGTAACAAGAAGGGCCTTTTTCCTGCAGGGTGAGGCCGGGATCTCAGCCAACACCTGTCTGCTCTGTCTCCGCCTGGCCGCCATCCTCAGGGGCCACAAACCCAGGCTCAGGGACCTCCCCATCACCCACCTGGCTCTGACACACATCGTCCTACTCCTCATTGTGGCCCTTTTGGTATCTACAGACATCTGGGTAGTGCAAGACATTCTGAGTGACGTCAAATGCAAAATGCTGGTATTCCTGCACAAGGTCATGAGGGGACTGTCCCTCGGCACCACCTGTGTCCTGAGTGTGCTCCAGGCCCTCACCATCAGCGCCAGTGGCTCCTTGCTGGCCAACTTCAAAGTCAAATCTGCAAACCCCATCCTGGGGGCATGTCTGTTCCTGTGGGTCCTCACCATGGCCATTACCAGCGACCAGCTGCTCTGCATGGTGGCCACCCCCAATGTGACACAGCCTGGTCTTCTCTTTGTCAACAGCCACTGCTCTTTCCTGCTGAG ACATCAGCAGCGCTTCCTGTCCCTTCACGACTTTAGGCTGGCCCCCCAGACCTCCCCTGATCACAGAGCCACTCCCAGTGACCTGCAACTGCTCGACTGCTTTGCCACCCTGTACTGTGCAGACTCTGCACTCTCTCTGCTCATCAGCGGGATGAGGAGAAATGTCCCCATGCTCTGGAGCATCCACAATACAGTGACCAGCGGTTATGGCATGCTCAGTCCCCTGGTACTGCTCAGGGTGGACACGCAAATCCTGAACAATAAAGGAGCCCAGTGA